GTCGCCAGCGGTTTAGGCTAGAATGCACGGCCTCAAAGCACACCCCTTCCCGAGGCTGTCCCGAAGATGTTGATCCTGCGCGGCGCTCCTGCCCTTTCTGCCTTTCGCCACAGCAAACTTCTTGAGCAACTGAGCCAGAAAGTCCCGGCTGTCAGCGGCTTGTATGCTGAATTCGCTCACTTCGCCGAAGTCACCGGCGGTTTGACCGGCGACGAACAGCAGGTGCTCGCGCGCCTTCTGAAGTACGGTCCAAGTGTTCCGGTCCAGGAGCCAACCGGTCGCCTGTTCCTGGTATTGCCGCGTTTCGGCACCATTTCGCCATGGTCGAGCAAGGCCAGCGACATCGCCCGCAACTGCGGCCTGGCAAAAATCCAGCGCCTGGAGCGCGGCATTGCCTTTTACGTCGCCGGTGAGTTCAGCGAGGCCGAGGCCCAACTGATCGCCGATGGCCTGCATGACCGCATGACCCAGGTCGTCCTGGGCAACCTGGAACAGGCAGCCGGCCTGTTCAGCCACGCCGAACCCAAGCCACTGACCGCCATCGACGTGCTGGGCGGTGGCCGTGCCGCGCTGGAAAAAGCCAACGCCGAGCTGGGCCTGGCCCTGGCCGAAGACGAGATCGATTACCTGGTCAACGCCTTCCAGGGCTTGAAGCGCAACCCGCATGACATCGAACTGATGATGTTCGCCCAGGCCAACTCCGAGCACTGCCGCCACAAGATCTTCAACGCCAGTTGGGACATTGACGGCCAGAGCCAGGAAAAAAGCCTGTTCGGCATGATCAAGAACACCTACCAGATGCACAACGAAGGTGTGCTGTCGGCCTACAAGGACAACGCCGCAGTCATCGTCGGCAACGTTGCCGGTCGTTTCTACCCGAACCCTGAGACCCGCCAGTACGGTGCGGTCCAGGAGCCGGTGCACATCCTCATGAAGGTCGAGACCCACAACCACCCGACGGCCATTGCCCCGTTCCCGGGCGCGTCCACCGGTTCCGGTGGCGAGATCCGCGACGAAGGCGCCACCGGTCGCGGTGCCAAGCCCAAGGCCGGCCTGACTGGCTTCACCGTGTCGAACCTGCAGATCCCGGGCTTCGAACAGCCGTGGGAAAAGCCGTACGGCAAGCCTGAGCGCATCGTCAACGCCCTCGACATCATGATCGAAGGCCCACTGGGCGGCGCGGCGTTCAACAACGAATTCGGTCGCCCGGCCCTGACTGGCTACTTCCGTACCTTCGAACAATCCATCACCACTCCACGTGGCGAAGAGGTTCGCGGCTACCACAAGCCGATCATGCTCGCCGGCGGCATGGGCAACATCCGCGCCGAACACGTGCAGAAAGGCGAGATCGTGGTCGGCTCCAAGCTGATCGTCCTCGGCGGCCCGGCCATGTTGATCGGCCTGGGTGGCGGCGCGGCTTCGTCCATGGCCACCGGCACCAGCTCGGCAGACCTGGACTTCGCTTCGGTCCAACGGGAAAACCCGGAAATGGAACGCCGCTGCCAGGAAGTCATCGACCGTTGCTGGCAGTTGGGTGAGCACAACCCGATCAGCTTCATCCACGACGTCGGCGCGGGCGGCCTGTCCAACGCCTTCCCGGAGCTGGTCAACGATGGTGGCCGTGGTGGTCGCTTCGAATTGCGCAACATTCCGAACGACGAGCCGGGCATGGCCCCGCACGAAATCTGGAGCAACGAATCCCAGGAACGTTATGTCCTGGCGGTCGGCCCGGCCGACTTCGAGCGCTTCCAGGCCATTTGCGAGCGCGAGCGTTGCCCGTTCGCCGTGGTCGGTGAAGCCACCGCCGAACCGCAACTGACCGTGACTGACAGCCATTTCGGCAACAGCCCGGTGGACATGCCGCTGGAAGTGCTGCTGGGCAAGGCCCCGCGCATGCACCGTTCGGCCGTTCGCGAAACCGAGCTGGGCGACGATTTCGATCCGTCCACCCTCGACATCGCCGATTCCATCGAGCGCGTGCTGCATCACCCGGCCGTGGCGAGCAAGAGCTTCCTGATCACCATCGGCGACCGCACCATCACCGGCCTTGTGGCCCGCGACCAGATGGTCGGCCCGTGGCAGGTACCGGTGGCCGACGTGGCCGTGACCGCCACCAGCTTCGACGTCTACACCGGCGAAGCCATGGCCATGGGCGAGCGCACGCCGCTGGCGCTGCTGGACGCCCCGGCGTCGGGCCGCATGGCGATCGGCGAAACCCTGACCAACATCGCGGCTTCGCGCATCGGCAAGATTTCCGACATCAAGCTGTCGGCCAACTGGATGTCCGCCGCCGGTCACCCGGGTGAAGACGCCCGCCTGTACGACACCGTCAAGGCTGTCGGCATGGAGCTGTGCCCTGAGCTGGGCATCACCATTCCGGTGGGCAAGGACTCCATGTCCATGGCCACGCGCTGGAATGACGAAGGCGTGGACAAGAGCGTGACCTCGCCGCTGTCGCTGATCGTGACCGGTTTCGCCCCGGTCACGGACATCCGCCAGACCCTGACCCCGCAACTGCGCATGGACAAGGGCACCACCGACCTGATCCTGATCGACCTGGGCCGTGGCCAGAACCGCATGGGCGCCTCGATCCTGGCCCAGGTGCATGGCAAGCTCGGCTCGCAAGCGCCGGACGTCGACGATGCCGAAGACCTGAAGGCGTTCTTCGCCGTGATCCAGGGCCTCAACGCCGACGGTCACCTGCTGGCCTACCACGACCGTTCCGATGGCGGCTTGCTGACCACCGTGATGGAAATGGCCTTCGCCGGTCACTGCGGCCTGAACCTGACCCTGGACAGCGTCGCCGAATCCGCCGCCGAGATCCCGGCGATCCTGTTCAACGAAGAGTTGGGTGCGGTGATCCAGGTTCGCCAGGACGCCACCCCGGACATCCTCGCCCAGTTCAGCGCCGCCGGCCTGGCCGAGTGCGTCTCGGTGATCGGCCAGCCGATCAACAACGCCCACATCAACATCACCTTCAACGGCGACACCGTCTTCGAAGGCCAGCGCCGCCTGTTGCAGCGCCAGTGGGCCGAGACCAGCTACCAGATCCAGCGCCTGCGTGACAACGTCGAATGCGCCGAGCAGGAATTCGACGCGCTGCTGGAAGAAGACAATCCGGGCCTGAGCGCCAAGCTCAGCTACGACGTCAACGACAATGTGGCCGCGCCGTACATCAAGAAAGGCATTCGCCCACAAGTGGCCGTCCTGCGCGAGCAGGGCGTCAACGGCCAGGTGGAGATGGCGGCAGCGTTCGACCGCGCCGGTTTCAACGCGATCGACGTGCACATGAGTGACATCCTCGCCGGTCGTGTCGATCTGAACGACTTCAAGGGCATGGTCGCCTGCGGCGGCTTCTCCTACGGTGACGTGCTGGGTGCCGGTGAAGGCTGGGCCAAGTCGGCGCTGTTCAACAGCCGCGCCCGCGATGCGTTCCAAGGCTTTTTCGAACGCACCGACAGCTTCACCCTTGGCGTGTGCAACGGTTGCCAGATGATGTCCAACCTGCACGAGCTGATCCCGGGCAGCGAGTTCTGGCCGCACTTCGTGCGTAACCGTTCCGAGCAGTTCGAAGCCCGTGTCGCGATGGTTCAGGTGCAAGAATCGAACTCGATCTTCCTGCAGGGCATGGCCGGTTCGCGCATGCCGATCGCCATCGCCCACGGCGAAGGCCATGCGGAGTTCCAGAGCGAAGAAGCGTTGCTCGAAGCCGACCTGTCCGGTTGCGTGTCGCTGCGTTTCGTCGACAACCACGGCAAGGTCACTGAAACCTACCCGGCCAACCCGAACGGCTCGCCGCGCGGGATCACTGGCCTGACCAGCCGCGACGGCCGCGTCACGATCATGATGCCGCACCCTGAGCGGGTGTTCCGCGCGGTGCAGAACTCGTGGCGTTCGGACGACTGGAACGAAGACGCGCCATGGATGCGCATGTTCCGCAACGCCCGCGTCTGGGTGAACTGAGGCGGTGTACAAGCTCTGCTTCTTCGTCCCGGCCAGTCATGTGGACGAGGTCAAAAGCGCCGTATTCGCTGCCGGTGGCGGACGAATCGGCGACTATGACCACTGCGCCTGGCAGGTGCTGGGCCTGGGTCAGTTTCGCCCGTTGGACGGCAGCCAGCCGTTCATCGGCGAGGCCGGGCAGGTCGAGCAGGTCGAGGAGTGGAAGGTAGAGCTTGTTGTCGCCGATGAGTTGATCCGCCCCGTGGTGGAGGCGCTGAAACAGAGCCATCCCTACGAGACACCGGCGTATGAGGTGTGGCGGTTGGAGGAATTCTGATTCTCCCGCTGTTGTAATAAAAAACCCGCTGATCGATTCAGCGGGTTTTTTATTGCCCTCCATTTCTGTTTACATATAACTGTGGCGAGGGGATTTATCCCCGCTGGGCTGCGCAGCAGCCCCAAATATTGACTCCCGGTGTGTCAGGCAGATGGGGCTGGCTGCTTAGGGGGCCGCTTCGCGGCCCAGCGGGGATAAATCCCCTCGCCACAAATTGTGTCCTGTTAGGGATTATATTGTGGGGCTCTAAGCCTTGATCCCAGCCCTCGGGCTCACCATCACCACCTCCAACGCCCGCCACAACCCCGGCGCTTTCTCCCCCAGCAGCAAGTGCCAAACGCCACCGTCCAGTGAGCTGATCCCCTGGCACCCAAGCGCCTTGAGCTGGTTTTCCGACAATCCCTTGCCATCGGCCAGTTGCACCCGCAAACGGCTCATCGCCACGCAATCGAGCTGCAACACATTCCCGCCACCGCCCAGGGCCGCGAGCCATTGTTGTGCTTCGGCCTCGGAGACGACTGTCGGCGGGACAGGCTCAGCTACGGCGGCCACGGGCGCGCTGGCTGGTCGTTCGGAAGAGGGCAACGCCAAGCGAATTTCATCCGCAATGCTATCCGCCATCGGCCCCACCACCACTTGCAAGCTGCCGCCATTACCCGGTCTGACCACGGCCATCGCGCCGAGGGCCTTGAGCTGGGCGTCGGACGCCTTGCCGCGATCCACCATGTCCAGGCGCAGGCGGGTGGTGCAGGCGCCAACAGTGATCAGGTTGTCGGCACCGCCCAAGGCTTGGATATACGCAGCGGCGCGTTGGTTTTCGGCGATGACCGGTTTGTCGCCCACCGGTACTTCCTCACGCCCCGGCGTCTTCAGGTCGAAGCGGCGGATGCAGAAGTCGAACACCAGGTAATAAATCGCCGCGTAGGCCAGGCCCACCGGGATGACCAACCAACCGTTGGTGGATTTGCCCCAGCCCAGGACCATGTCGATGAAACCGCCCGAGAAGGTAAAGCCCAGGTGGATATTCAGCAGGTTCGTCACCGCCATCGACAGGCCAGTGAGCAGCGCATGGACCAGGTACAACAGCGGCGCAAGGAACATGAACGCAAATTCGATCGGCTCGGTGACGCCGGTCAGGAACGAAGTCAGCGCCATTGACAGCAGGATCCCGCCCATGACCTTGCGCCGCTGGGGCAGGGCGTTGCGGTACATCGCCAGGCACGCGGCGGGCAGGCCGAAAAGCATCACCGGGAACATGCCGGTCATGAACTGGCCGCCCTTGGGGTCGCCGGCGAAATAACGGGTCAGGTCGCCAGTGACCACCGCGCCGGTAGTCGGGTCGGTGAAGCTGCCGAAGATGAACCAGGCCATGTTGTTGAGGATGTGGTGCAGGCCGGTGACGATCAGCAATCGATTGAATACACCGAAGACGAACGCACCGAAGCTACCGCTGGCCATCAGCAGCTCGCCGAAGCTGTTGATGCCGTGCTGGATCGGCGGCCAGACCAGGCCGAACACCAGGCCCAGGCCGACGGCGCTGAAACCGGTGACGATCGGCACGAAGCGCCGGCCGCCAAAGAACGCCAGGTACTCCGGCAGCTTGATGTCCTTGAAACGGTTGTACAGCGCGCCGGCCAACAGGCCACTGATGATCCCGGCGAGCATGCCCATGTTGATGGTCGCGTCGAGCACCTTCAGGGTCGCGATCATGACCAGGTAACCGATGGCCCCGGCCAGTCCGGCGGTGCCGTTGTTGTCCCGGGCGAACCCCACGGCGATGCCGATGGCGAAGATCATCGGCAGGTTGGCAAAAATCGCTTCGCCAGCGTCGTGGATTATCGCGATATTCAATAGGTCCGTGTCACCCAGGCGCAGGAGCAGGCCGGCGATCGGCAGGATCGCGATCGGCAGCATCAGCGCCCGGCCGAGGCGTTGCAGCCCTTCGATGAAATGCTGGTACATGGCGTCTCTCCTTTTATTGTTCTTCGACGGGCTTCAGCCCAGGGGCCAATGTTGATGACAGGCCTGGCGCACGGCGGCGGCGCTGGCCAGGTTCAGCAAGTCGGTACTGATGCGCTGGCACTGGGCGGCATCCAGGTGGCGTACGCGGTCCTTGATCTCACCGACCTGCGGCGGGCTGACCGACAGTTCCCGTACACCCAGCCCGATCAGCACCGGCGTCGCCAGCGGATCGGAGGCCAGGGCCCCGCACACCCCGACCCAGCGCCCATGCCTGGCCGCACCGACGCAGGTCTGGGCGATCAGCCGCAACAGCGCCGGGTGCAGGGCATCGACCCGGGCGGCGAGACCGGCGTGGTCGCGGTCCATGGCGAGGGTGTACTGGGACAGGTCGTTGGTGCCGATGGACAGGAAATCCGCGTGTTCGGCCAGCTGTTCGGCGAGCAGTGCGGCGGCTGGCACTTCGATCATCACCCCAAGCTGCGGGCGCTCCTCCAGGCCGAGTTCGGCGGCCAAGGCATCAAGGCGCTGGCGGATGTGCAGCAGTTCGTCAACCTCGGTGACCATCGGCAACAGAATGCGGCAGCGCTGCAGTGGACGGGTTTGCAGCAGCGCCCGCAATTGCTGATCCAACAGTTCCGGCCGCACCTGGGCCAGGCGAATGCCTCGCAGGCCGAGCACCGGGTTGGCTTCGGCCGGCAGCGGCAGGTAGTCCAATTGCTTGTCGCCACCGACGTCGATGGTGCGGATGATCACGGGCCTGTCGCCCATGGCATCGAGCACGGCCTGATAGGCCTCGCGTTGTTCTTCGTCGTCGGGGGCGGTGTGGCGGTCGACGAAGAGAAATTCGGTGCGCAGCAAGCCGATGCCATCGGCACCGTTGGCGAAGGCCTCGCCCGCTTCGATGCTGGAGGCAGCGTTGGCGGCGACTTCGATCCCTATTCCATCAACCGTTCGCGCCGGCGTATGGGCGAGGGTCTGTTGCTGGGCGCGCAAGGCGACGCGTTGACTGTGCACTTGCTGCACTTGTGTCAGTCGCTCGGCGCTTGGCGTGAGTTCGAGGCGGCCGCCGTCTGCGTCCAGCACCACCGATTGGCCCGGCGCCTGTGCAAGCAGGGCCTCGCCCAACGCCACCAGGCAGGGCAGGCCTTTGCCCCGGGCCAGGATCGCCACGTGGGAGGTCGCGCCGCCTTCGGCCATACATACGCCGGCCACGCCTTGGGCGCTGAGTTGCAACAGGTCTGAGGGGGTCAGCTCTCGCGCGGCGACGATCGCGCCTGTCGGTACGTCGAACTTACAGGCTTCACCCAGCAACACCCGCAGAACCCGCTGGCGCAGGTCGTGCAAATCATTGGCGCGCTCGGCCAGCAGTGCACTGCCCAATTGCCGTAGCACCTGGCACTGCATGTCGATGGACTGGCTCCAGGCATGGGGCGCGGCACGGCCCTGATCGATCGAGAGGTCAGCGGCGTCCAGCAGGACCGGGTCTTCCAGCAACGCCAGATGGGCGCTGAAAATGGCCTGCTCATCGATGTGGCGCCGGGCCTTGGCGTGTTCCAGCGTGATCTGGATGTCGCGACTGACGTGGGCCAGGGCTTGGCGCAGTCGTTGACGTTGCTCTTCGACGTCATGTCCACCGACATCCTCGGGCAATTGAATGCCCTCCAGCCGGACCAGCGTCCCGCTGACCAGTCCGGGGGCGGCGCAGACGCCGTGCAGCACACCCTCTTCAGCGGCCCGGCTCGGTGCCTTGGCCTGGGGCGCCTGGGTATGAGCCTCTTCGGCCAGGGCCGTGGACAGGGTGGTCAACAGCGCTTGCAACGCCGCTTCGGCATCGCTGCCGCGACAACTGACATGCACCTCAGCCTGTTCGTTGATCGCCAGGCCCATCATGCCCATGACGCTGTCGCAGGACGCCGACCGACCGCCAAAGTGCAGCTGCGAGCGACTCTTGAACCCTTGCGCGGTCTGGCGGACCAAGGCTGCCGGTCGGGCGTGCAGGCCTCCCCGATGGGCGATACGGATCTGGCCGAACACCTCGATGCCGACGTCCAACTCATCGTCACGTGTTTCATTCGGTGTCTTGCTGACGATGTGCAGCAACGGTTCGCCGACCTTGACGCCTTTAAGTGTGATCGGCCGTGCCTGGAAGTGTTCGCCGTTGGTGATGACCAACAGGCTGACCAGGCTTTTGCAGCGCTGGGCCACGTTGTCCAGGTCATAGCGCAGCAGCGCCTGGCCGTTGCTGACTCGCGCACCTTCCTTGACCAGTATGGAAAAACCGTCGCCCTGCAACTCGACGGTGTCCAGCCCGAGGTGCAGCAGCAATTCGGCGCCGTTGTCGGCCCGCAGTGTTACGGCGTGGCCGGTACGAGCGACGTGGATCACCTCGCCGTCGCAGGGGGCGTAGAGGGTATCGTTCAGTGGATCAATGGCGATCCCATCGCCCATCGCACCGCTGGCGAACACCGCGTCCGGCACGTTGGCGAGGGTGAGCACCGGACCGCTGAGCGGGGCGCTGAGGATCAGCTCTTTATTGTTGTTGGGCATGGGCTCGCTCTCTTTGGGATCATTGGCCTTGCATGAAAAGAACGCTGGCGGTTCAGTGGGTCCGGGTGACCTTGCTCAAGTGCCGTGGCTGATCGGGGTCCAGGCCTCGGGCCACGGCCAATCGGGCGGCCATGCCGTAAAAGCTCTGGATCGCCAGGATCGGGTCCAGGGCTGGATGCCCGGCGCGACTCAGCGTCAAGTCGCGCTCGGCGATGTCATCGGGGGCGGCCAGCAGTACCCGGGCGCCGCGCTCGCGCATGTCGGCGGCCAGGCTCAACACGCCAGCCTGCTCGGCACCGCGCGGAGCAAAAACCAGCAGCGGATAGTTTTCGTCGATCAGGGCCATCGGCCCGTGACGGACTTCGGCGCTGCTGAAGGCTTCGGCCTGGATCGCCGAGGTTTCCTTGAACTTGAGTGCCGCTTCCTGGGCGATGGCAAAACCGGCGCCACGACCAATCACCATGAGCCGTTGGCAGTCACGCAGCGCTTCGACGGCGGCGCTCCAATCCTGGCTCGCCGCGTCGCGCAGGCCTTCGGGCAGCGCATGGCCGGCTTCGAGCAACTCGGTGTCGTCCTTCCAGTGGGCCACCAACCGCGCACTGGCGCTGAGGGTGGCAATGAAACTCTTGGTCGCGGCTACACTGCTCTCGATGCCGGCGCACAACGGCACGCTGAATTCGCAGGCCGCCTCCAGCGGAGAATCCTCTGCGTTGACCATCGCCACGCTCAACGCGCCGCGCTTGCGCAACAGGCGCAGGCTGTTGACCAGGTCCGGGCTCTGCCCCGACTGCGAGAACGCGAACGCCACCTGGCCGCTGACCTTCAGCGGCGCCTGTTGCAGCGTGACCACCGACATCGGCAGCGATGCCACCGGCAAGCCCAATTGCTGCATGGTCAGGTAAGCGAAATAACTGGCGGCGTGGTCGGAACTGCCCCGAGCCACGGTCATCGCCACTTGCGGCGGTTGACGACGCAAGCGTCCGGCGATTTCCGCCAGCGTCGGATCCAGTCGCTGCAATTGACGCTCGACGGCTTCGGCTGAGGCGAGGGCCTCTTCAAGCATTTTGGAAGTCAACGGCTTCTCCTTCGACCATTACGTCGATCAGGTTCAGGGCACGGTCAAGGCGCACGCAGTCGGCCCAGGCGCCGGGATGCAGGCGTCCGCGCTCGGGCAGGCCGAGGTAGTCGGCGGGGAATTGCGACAGGCGTCGGGAGGCGTCGTCGAGGGGCAGGCCGATCTTCACCAGGTTGCGCAGGGCCTGGTCCATCGTCAGGGTGCTGCCGGCCAAGGTGCCGTCGGCCAGCCGCACGCCGCCCAGGCATTTGGTCACGGTGTGGCTGCCCAGCTTGTATTCGCCATCGGGCATGCCGGCGGCGGCGGTGGAGTCGGTAACGCAATACAGGCACGGGATCGAACGCAACGCCACGCGCATGGCACCGGGGTGCACGTGCAGCAGATCCGGGATCAGCTCGGCGTATTGCGCATGGGCCAGCGCCGCACCGACGATGCCCGGTTCGCGGTGATGCAGCGGGCTCATGGCGTTGTACAAATGGGTAAAACTGCTGGCCCCGGCGGCCAGTGCCGCGACGCCTTCTTCGTAGCTGCCGAGGGTATGGCCGATCTGCATGCGCACACCGCGAACGCTGAGGGCACGGATCAAGGCATCGTGGCCGGCGATTTCCGGTGCGATGGTAATCACCCGGATCGGCGCCAGGGCCAGGTACGTTTCCACCTCGGCCATTAACGCGGTGTGGGCGAAATTCGGTTGCGCGCCGAGTTTGCCGGGGTTGATGTAAGGGCCTTCCAAGTGAACACCGAGGACACGTGCGCTGCCGCTGGGCCGCCGTTCGCAGAACTCACCGAGGGCCTTGAGGACGCTGGCGATTTCTTCGCTTGGCGCGGTCATGGTGGTGGCGAGCAACGCCGTGGTGCCAAAGCGCACGTGGGTACGGGCGATGGTTTCGAAGGCTGGGGCGCCTTCCATGATGTCCTTGCCGCCACCACCGTGCACATGCAGGTCGATGAAACCGGGCAGCAGGTAGGGCAGGTCGTTGCTCGTCGGGTCGCAGGGCTGGCCTTCGACGGACACGACCTTGCCGTGTTCATGGATCAGGCGGCCGCGTATCCAGCCGTTGGCGGTGAGGATGTTGTCTTCGGACATTGGAATTCTCTGGTCGTCTAGCGCCGCAGCTCTGCGACAAAGTCGTAGTAGTCGTTGCGGCAATAGGTGTCGGTGACTTCGATGGGCGTGTTGTCTTCCAGGTAGCCGACCCGCGTCATCAGCAACATCGCGGTGCCGGGGGCGATGCCCACCAGGGCGGCGAATTCGTCCGAGGCGTTGATGGCCTGGATGTGTTGCAAGGCTCGGACAACCGGTTTGCCGATGCCATCGAGAAATTCATAAAGCGAATCGCCCACCGCCTGCGGCTTGGGAATGATCGACGCCGGCAGGGTGCTCATCTCGATTGCCATGACCGTGTCGTCGGCCTTGCGCAGCCGTTTGAGGCGGGCGACTTTGTCGGTGGGTGACAGGCCCAGGCGGATCAGTTCTTCGTGGGTCGGCGGGGTGATTTCCCGCTCCAGCCATTGGGAACCGGGCACGAAGCCCTTGAGGCGGAGCATCTCGCTGAAGCCACTGAGGCGCGAGAGCGGTTGTTCCAGGCGCGGGGTGATGAACGTTCCGG
This genomic interval from Pseudomonas alvandae contains the following:
- a CDS encoding Nif3-like dinuclear metal center hexameric protein; amino-acid sequence: MYKLCFFVPASHVDEVKSAVFAAGGGRIGDYDHCAWQVLGLGQFRPLDGSQPFIGEAGQVEQVEEWKVELVVADELIRPVVEALKQSHPYETPAYEVWRLEEF
- the purL gene encoding phosphoribosylformylglycinamidine synthase, which translates into the protein MLILRGAPALSAFRHSKLLEQLSQKVPAVSGLYAEFAHFAEVTGGLTGDEQQVLARLLKYGPSVPVQEPTGRLFLVLPRFGTISPWSSKASDIARNCGLAKIQRLERGIAFYVAGEFSEAEAQLIADGLHDRMTQVVLGNLEQAAGLFSHAEPKPLTAIDVLGGGRAALEKANAELGLALAEDEIDYLVNAFQGLKRNPHDIELMMFAQANSEHCRHKIFNASWDIDGQSQEKSLFGMIKNTYQMHNEGVLSAYKDNAAVIVGNVAGRFYPNPETRQYGAVQEPVHILMKVETHNHPTAIAPFPGASTGSGGEIRDEGATGRGAKPKAGLTGFTVSNLQIPGFEQPWEKPYGKPERIVNALDIMIEGPLGGAAFNNEFGRPALTGYFRTFEQSITTPRGEEVRGYHKPIMLAGGMGNIRAEHVQKGEIVVGSKLIVLGGPAMLIGLGGGAASSMATGTSSADLDFASVQRENPEMERRCQEVIDRCWQLGEHNPISFIHDVGAGGLSNAFPELVNDGGRGGRFELRNIPNDEPGMAPHEIWSNESQERYVLAVGPADFERFQAICERERCPFAVVGEATAEPQLTVTDSHFGNSPVDMPLEVLLGKAPRMHRSAVRETELGDDFDPSTLDIADSIERVLHHPAVASKSFLITIGDRTITGLVARDQMVGPWQVPVADVAVTATSFDVYTGEAMAMGERTPLALLDAPASGRMAIGETLTNIAASRIGKISDIKLSANWMSAAGHPGEDARLYDTVKAVGMELCPELGITIPVGKDSMSMATRWNDEGVDKSVTSPLSLIVTGFAPVTDIRQTLTPQLRMDKGTTDLILIDLGRGQNRMGASILAQVHGKLGSQAPDVDDAEDLKAFFAVIQGLNADGHLLAYHDRSDGGLLTTVMEMAFAGHCGLNLTLDSVAESAAEIPAILFNEELGAVIQVRQDATPDILAQFSAAGLAECVSVIGQPINNAHINITFNGDTVFEGQRRLLQRQWAETSYQIQRLRDNVECAEQEFDALLEEDNPGLSAKLSYDVNDNVAAPYIKKGIRPQVAVLREQGVNGQVEMAAAFDRAGFNAIDVHMSDILAGRVDLNDFKGMVACGGFSYGDVLGAGEGWAKSALFNSRARDAFQGFFERTDSFTLGVCNGCQMMSNLHELIPGSEFWPHFVRNRSEQFEARVAMVQVQESNSIFLQGMAGSRMPIAIAHGEGHAEFQSEEALLEADLSGCVSLRFVDNHGKVTETYPANPNGSPRGITGLTSRDGRVTIMMPHPERVFRAVQNSWRSDDWNEDAPWMRMFRNARVWVN
- a CDS encoding GntR family transcriptional regulator, which encodes MNDILALRPDDTQPTPLYLQLARNLEAAIHAGQWKAEQAMPSERSLSEQLGISRVTARKALEVLFEQGLIRRNQGSGTFITPRLEQPLSRLSGFSEMLRLKGFVPGSQWLEREITPPTHEELIRLGLSPTDKVARLKRLRKADDTVMAIEMSTLPASIIPKPQAVGDSLYEFLDGIGKPVVRALQHIQAINASDEFAALVGIAPGTAMLLMTRVGYLEDNTPIEVTDTYCRNDYYDFVAELRR
- the ptsP gene encoding phosphoenolpyruvate--protein phosphotransferase, whose translation is MPNNNKELILSAPLSGPVLTLANVPDAVFASGAMGDGIAIDPLNDTLYAPCDGEVIHVARTGHAVTLRADNGAELLLHLGLDTVELQGDGFSILVKEGARVSNGQALLRYDLDNVAQRCKSLVSLLVITNGEHFQARPITLKGVKVGEPLLHIVSKTPNETRDDELDVGIEVFGQIRIAHRGGLHARPAALVRQTAQGFKSRSQLHFGGRSASCDSVMGMMGLAINEQAEVHVSCRGSDAEAALQALLTTLSTALAEEAHTQAPQAKAPSRAAEEGVLHGVCAAPGLVSGTLVRLEGIQLPEDVGGHDVEEQRQRLRQALAHVSRDIQITLEHAKARRHIDEQAIFSAHLALLEDPVLLDAADLSIDQGRAAPHAWSQSIDMQCQVLRQLGSALLAERANDLHDLRQRVLRVLLGEACKFDVPTGAIVAARELTPSDLLQLSAQGVAGVCMAEGGATSHVAILARGKGLPCLVALGEALLAQAPGQSVVLDADGGRLELTPSAERLTQVQQVHSQRVALRAQQQTLAHTPARTVDGIGIEVAANAASSIEAGEAFANGADGIGLLRTEFLFVDRHTAPDDEEQREAYQAVLDAMGDRPVIIRTIDVGGDKQLDYLPLPAEANPVLGLRGIRLAQVRPELLDQQLRALLQTRPLQRCRILLPMVTEVDELLHIRQRLDALAAELGLEERPQLGVMIEVPAAALLAEQLAEHADFLSIGTNDLSQYTLAMDRDHAGLAARVDALHPALLRLIAQTCVGAARHGRWVGVCGALASDPLATPVLIGLGVRELSVSPPQVGEIKDRVRHLDAAQCQRISTDLLNLASAAAVRQACHQHWPLG
- a CDS encoding SIS domain-containing protein, whose amino-acid sequence is MTSKMLEEALASAEAVERQLQRLDPTLAEIAGRLRRQPPQVAMTVARGSSDHAASYFAYLTMQQLGLPVASLPMSVVTLQQAPLKVSGQVAFAFSQSGQSPDLVNSLRLLRKRGALSVAMVNAEDSPLEAACEFSVPLCAGIESSVAATKSFIATLSASARLVAHWKDDTELLEAGHALPEGLRDAASQDWSAAVEALRDCQRLMVIGRGAGFAIAQEAALKFKETSAIQAEAFSSAEVRHGPMALIDENYPLLVFAPRGAEQAGVLSLAADMRERGARVLLAAPDDIAERDLTLSRAGHPALDPILAIQSFYGMAARLAVARGLDPDQPRHLSKVTRTH
- the nagA gene encoding N-acetylglucosamine-6-phosphate deacetylase; amino-acid sequence: MSEDNILTANGWIRGRLIHEHGKVVSVEGQPCDPTSNDLPYLLPGFIDLHVHGGGGKDIMEGAPAFETIARTHVRFGTTALLATTMTAPSEEIASVLKALGEFCERRPSGSARVLGVHLEGPYINPGKLGAQPNFAHTALMAEVETYLALAPIRVITIAPEIAGHDALIRALSVRGVRMQIGHTLGSYEEGVAALAAGASSFTHLYNAMSPLHHREPGIVGAALAHAQYAELIPDLLHVHPGAMRVALRSIPCLYCVTDSTAAAGMPDGEYKLGSHTVTKCLGGVRLADGTLAGSTLTMDQALRNLVKIGLPLDDASRRLSQFPADYLGLPERGRLHPGAWADCVRLDRALNLIDVMVEGEAVDFQNA
- the nagE gene encoding N-acetylglucosamine-specific PTS transporter subunit IIBC — protein: MYQHFIEGLQRLGRALMLPIAILPIAGLLLRLGDTDLLNIAIIHDAGEAIFANLPMIFAIGIAVGFARDNNGTAGLAGAIGYLVMIATLKVLDATINMGMLAGIISGLLAGALYNRFKDIKLPEYLAFFGGRRFVPIVTGFSAVGLGLVFGLVWPPIQHGINSFGELLMASGSFGAFVFGVFNRLLIVTGLHHILNNMAWFIFGSFTDPTTGAVVTGDLTRYFAGDPKGGQFMTGMFPVMLFGLPAACLAMYRNALPQRRKVMGGILLSMALTSFLTGVTEPIEFAFMFLAPLLYLVHALLTGLSMAVTNLLNIHLGFTFSGGFIDMVLGWGKSTNGWLVIPVGLAYAAIYYLVFDFCIRRFDLKTPGREEVPVGDKPVIAENQRAAAYIQALGGADNLITVGACTTRLRLDMVDRGKASDAQLKALGAMAVVRPGNGGSLQVVVGPMADSIADEIRLALPSSERPASAPVAAVAEPVPPTVVSEAEAQQWLAALGGGGNVLQLDCVAMSRLRVQLADGKGLSENQLKALGCQGISSLDGGVWHLLLGEKAPGLWRALEVVMVSPRAGIKA